The Camelus dromedarius isolate mCamDro1 chromosome 36, mCamDro1.pat, whole genome shotgun sequence genome segment GGTCAAGAACCAGGCCAGGAAATGGCAACAATGAGCAGCAGCTGTGGCCAAGAGGGGAAAGGACTTGTGTCCTCTGGGCGGATTGAGGGGGTGGGGTGAAAAAGATCCATTTTCAGAATACAGGTGTCCAGTGGATGGCTGGAACTGGGAATGGTCTTGAGGAAGGCAAGATCCTCTGGCTGTGTTTAAATCAGTCGGGGCACCGATCCCTGGTGGAGACAGAGCCCTCTTTCCCATATGTGTGTTTGGAGGatgaggaaaggaggcagggacaAGGGACAAGGAAGGTAAGTAACATTTTTGGAGCACCCACGCTGAACCAAGCACCATATACATCACCCCATTTGAACCGCACGACAGCAATGATCAGACAGAAGGAAAGCGAGGTCCAGAGAGACCAAGAAACCTGCCGATGGTCGCACGTCAAGAAAGCGGCAGAGTTGGGATTCAGATCTAAGATGGAGCTGGTGATTCCAAAGCAGGTTTAGGGTCCCAAGGGAAAAGCCAGACCAGCTGCTGGGTTATCAAACTGCCTCTCAATTTTCAGGACAGAGACCGGAGTAAGTAACAAGTGCCCCCAAGAAAGCTTTCCTTAGTATCCTGGTATTGTGCCTCCTTGCTCAGATGGCCTGATCTTCCTAAGCAgttaggagaaggaagggaagaaggaagaatggaagacCCTTAGGCACCTGGACCATGTGGAGGGGCAAAACACTCAGGAATGAAAGTGTCAGAGCTCCTGCAGCCTGTCGTTGAGAAGAAGccaacatttctggaggcccagTTCTGTTCTGGTCACTAAAAAGGGCCTGATGCATTCGGGGCAGGCAGTCCGTCCCTGGGGTGAGCCACCCCAGAGAATGCAGGTCCACAGACAAGGGTAACTTCCTCTGTGGAGGGCTTGGGTGTCCCCAGCCTCAGGGGCATAAGCCATCTCTTTTCCTCCAGGGAGCTGAGAGGTGGAAGCATTCCTGAGACTCTAAGTAGGAAGTCAGTGGGTGACCCCGAAGGGTACTTGAGCCTGCTGTTGGCTGAGTCTGAAAAGAGCACCTGCTTCTGGCTGGGTCATGATGCTGATGGCTGCAGGCCAGGGGCAGGCCTCATGGGGAGAGCCAGCCTGAAGGGTGAGGGGCCATGCTCCACGCAAAGTGAGAGAACATCACTGAAGCAATGTTAGGACTGGAGGGTTGGAGAGTCCTGGAGGCTCCCAGGAATGGCTGAAGGAGGAGGCTGTAGGAGCAGAGGGGGCGGTGCCTGAGGTCCAGGAAAGGCAATCCCAGGCCCAGAGAGTGCCTTCTTCATCTTCCGTCCAGAGACCTTGAGAGCAGAGCGCGATCTCAGTAAACCAGCCCCACGTTCTCCCGAGTAGCCAGCACCATCTAGTACCTCGTGTCCTCTAATTCTTCTTGTTTGCAGCTTTGTGGTCATGATCTGTTCGTGTAACCTCCTAAGTAAGATTGCTCAGAAACCTTTCTTCTAGCCATCTGCGTGTTTGCCGGAAAGGAGGACACACCCAGGTCAGCGGGCTGAGGCGCACTGGGTCCCTGGTGGCCAGCTGGGGTGATGGCAGGCTCTGCCCCAATTCCAGAGCACAGCGAAGCAGCCATGAAGAGGATGGGGAATGAGGATCCCAGGCCGGAGAGTCAGGGCCTGGTGCCTTCCTGCTTGGGCATGGGCTTGTCAGAAACTTCAGCGCAAGCTGGGGAAAGCCCCATTAcgctgcccccagccctggcgCACCTCTGTTTTCACAGAGGGCtgtgaaaataatcattgtgGAAAATATTAGACATGGTGTAGATGGGACACTTCAAGCAAAAGGAGTGAAATTTCAAGAGCTGCGATGCTGAGAGAAGCTGATGAGCCAGACATGCTCCTGGCCTGCGTAGATGGCTGATGGGGGAATGACTGTGTCCTTGGGGCTGTCCCAGGGACTGCTGTGACCAACCAAGGGGCTCCAAGGGTCACTCAgatctttccccttcctctggaGACCTCAATCCTCTCTGCACAAAGAGTGGGTTTTCTGAAAAGAACCACTTGGGATGGATTTAGGATTACGACCTATTTCTAAAACCCCGTGGCACCTTTCAGAAAGCCATTTTCCCCGTGTCACTAAGATTTTGTCAGTATGATTTCTAGTCTTTGGGACACACAGAGGCCTCCTACTTTCCCCAGGTTTATTATCCCAGGACACCAGGGGAGCCAATCCGGGCCCAGAAAAAGCAGCTCACAACACACTCATCTATGGCAAGCAAATACGGAACTGGCCAAAGGGGATCGGTAGTTACTGGCCATAAGCTATTGCCCTCATTTACCAGAATCCACCTTCctattattcctttttatatacttgtgaataacacacacacacacacacactcaccactgccaccaccataTAAAAACATATGCTATTCCTTCTCACAAACTATCTCTTCATTTGTATCCAACCCCAGTTCACTGAGTACAATTTTGCAGAGTCATCACCTTCAGTATCCACTCctgagggctgtgtgtgtgtgtggcctccTTTCATTCACCCCCAAACACCTcaggttttccacatttttatgCCTGATTTGGCTCCTGGGCCTCTTCTTTGCAAAGACTCCAGTGATTCCTTCTCATGATAGCTTCATCCTCTACCATCTCCCCACTTCACCTCCAAGTTTCAGAGTAAAGTCTCCTCTCCCCATACTTACAAAACACAGGCAGGTTGGGTTGCTGGTGTGATGCTATCTGGGGCAGTCTTATCTAGCTACAAACTGTGAATCAGAGATTACACCACACAGGGCTGGTGCCAGCCAGGCGGGCTGCCAGCCAGGCGGGCTGCCATATTGCCAAGTAACCCAGTGGTTGAACCAGGTTGGGTTGAGTAATATGCGCCAATGGGAAGTGAGTTTATTAATCATGCAGCAGAGTACACTGTTGACGAAAGTGTCACTCCAAAGTCCTGGTTTGATGGGAGAAGGTGCAGGTGGGGCTGAATGCTAACTGTGAAGACACCCAGTGACACTGTCTTCCTCTGATAATAGTCACTTGAAGTACACAGACGTTTGGAAGGAGACATCTAGTTTAGAAAAGAGAAGGATTATATGCTCCATTGTTAGGACTTTTTGGCCATTTTGGATCCCCTCTGTTAAAAAAGGAGACCACCTTGTGGCTGTACATTAATTGCGGCTTGGAAGTTTTAAAGTTTCAGGAGGTGAGAGAAGGGAATTCAAGATGGCAGCCAGCGACCTGGAACTGCGTGGGTGAGAAAATTTAAGATTGCTTACTGCATTCTCTTTATCCATCTCTCActtcaaaaacattcttttctaaGGCCAcagcccacctcctccacccAGGTCTGCCCTCCACGTCTTAGTAACTAGAGCCGACCAGAAACACCACCCACGTTTTTCACCATGATGGGCCTGCATGGCGGTGGCGGAGGGGATGCAACAGGAGTTTCTGGGCAGGGACACCTGCCCATTTCTGTCCCTGTATGGGTGGCCTGGTTGGCACCTCAGGTGTTGAGACACTGTCCCCCAGTCACAATGTCATGCTACACTTACATAGCTCTGTATCGTACACCAAGCCCCTAAACATGCTGGGGCAGAGAATATGcaaaaggcaggcagagaaaCTCACGTGAATGCTTTAGAgggcaggcaggagagagagaggactgaCCTGTCCAAAGACTGCTCTAGAACCAGCCTCATAGGGATAAAGGATTCCAAAAACTACGGCAAATAAGAtgaagggaacaggttgcagatgTGGACACAGGAAGAAAGTGGAGGGTGCATATCTCTtcaagagaaatggagaaagctCTAGGGCTGGCAAACACAGTCAGTTAAGGAAAAGGAAGGTTCTGGAGAAGAAAGCTCATGGGGTAGGGAAGCACCTCTTCTATGGGAGATGGGAGGGATTGCTGCCGTACAAAACATTCCCTGTATTTCTCCAGATTCCAAGTGTTCTTTCTTCTCGGGTCCTTGGGTAGTTCATAAGAGCTGTTTTCAGCCAGGACCACCTTTTCCAGGCAGCTACGAACAGTGAGGCCTGGAGAATCCTGTCCAAAAAGGACTGAGCTGTAGGGTTTCAAACCTGATGTTTCCCAATTATCTGACACAAAAGAGCTTCCAGTCTGTTTATCTTGCCAACCGTGAAGAACCCTCTCTCAAATCTCCACCTGTTTTTCAGACTTCAAAAGCAGTTCTACCCAGCGTGGTGCAGAGACCCTCCCAGGTCCCACTCTGAAACCATCAAAGAAATTGTTCATAAACCAGGAGATCCCCTCCCTTCTACCCTCAAATACCCATTGGAAACATGAAAGAAGGGTTCTAGAAGGTTCTAGTTGTTAGCCCTGATTCCCATGAATTTATCTCATCTGTTCACCTAATGTCTCTGGCAGTTTGAAGCTCCCAGAAGGGTGGCGGAGAATCCTTAGAACTACAGTAGAATTCTCTCAGCACCACAGTAAACACTCAACACAGAATTTGAAACACCAGAACCCACACAAAATTCTGACCAACGTCTAATAACACCAGATTCTACATTTCCACACTGAGGGGTTTCAGAGCAAGAATCGCAAAACCAGGCATCAGAACCTATCAAACCAACCAccagccaaaaacaaaacaagacaaagaacaGGCCAAACCAAAACTTTATGCtatgaaaacaagaaataaaataaggagaTTTATAGGCCGGCTGATTGTCAGCAAACACAATATATTTACTGTATTAGCATTTGCTCACAGTGCAAATGGTACCACATTACACCATTTCAATATTtcgctttttaaaaatgctgttttcattaaCTATATTATATTGGCATAACAATGTGACAAAGGAGCAAATGAAATGTTGGTGAAGAATCTCACCTTTTCACAATATCAagcatatttttttaaccttagtATAAGGTACTATAAatccaagaaataaaaacatccacAAAATATATTACATCTGGTTTGTCTTTTTCTAAGTACTCAACTTTATACAAAAGTCTTTCAAAAAATATCATTCCCCATAGGTTTTCCTGTttaaaacctgattttttttctctcagttcaCATAAGTTAGAGtgcattttcttttgttgttgttgtttttttaaaacatgcagaCATATAAAAAAATCTGGATAGCACAACCTTTTGGcaacaaagttatttttctcttagtttaGCTTAAATGTCTGAGAacagttttattaaaacaaaggaaaactcaGAGTTATCATGCAGTGACATGCATATACCAGAAGGagcaaggaaaaaatattaaaggaaatctGATTCCTCCTTCCAGCTTTGAAGTGaccaaaatttttgttttttaataatcatCACATTATAAAAAGTATTCAGCAAAATACTGTCTCTGCAAAGAAAGATTTTACCCTTCAGCTGAAAAAATATGGGCCCTCCTGGCAAACTTCATccacttttctctccttctacAAAAAGTCCAAGTACCTGGAAATCCACAATCACCCTGCTCTTTGATTTCTCTCCCCCTTTCACTAGACTCCTTTTAGTATTATTTatccaccaccaaaaaaaaaaaaaacaaaaaaaaacaaaacaaaaaacccaaaaaacaaacaaaaaaacaaccaaaaacaaaaacaaacaaacaaaaaaacggtgtttttctttaaaaaaaaaaaaagtgggaaacgTATAAAGTGACTTTAAAGACAGACATTCTGTAAACTCCAGAcctttgttccttctctctgggCAGCTTACCGACCACAGGAGAAATAGCGCTAACAGGGAACAGTACATTCAGTCAAGACTGTGCTGGAAGCTGTGTCAGAGAGCAACCTTGCCTACTACTCACTTCAAAAGAGTCACCCCTGTGTGGAGGAgggccggggaggagggggcgcCTGAGAAAAGGTGAGGTAGGGCAAGGAGAAGGTGAGACTGGGGGTATGGAAGAGATATGCCTCATTCATCAACATGGATTAATGCAAACATCCCCATAGCTTGGAGGTAAATTTGGACAGAGATggttgtgtatgtgtgcatatgtatgtctGATATATAatcacacacatatgcacataggAAGATATAATCTCATCAGTtcaatttttcataaaaaataaatcatttaaagcTGTATAAGCCTACAAATTCTCTTTATTCCAGTGCACTGCACTGGATAGCCAAGTACCTcagagattttattttgctaggaatatatattgtgtgtatgttatatatatgtatatacatacacacatacatacacgtacacacacataccataTAGATAAATTTGAATTGTTAGTGATGacaaagggcaaaaaaaaaaaaaaaaaaaaaaaggctgctttCCCATCAATGGTGGAAAGAGAAATGGGTATGTGAGtgagagaagacaaaaagaagGTGAAATGGGGTGGCTGGTTGAGGCCTGCCTTTTTGGAAAAAGATTTTGAAAGAGATGGGAAAAGGCttagaggggagaagggagaagaggagggggaagggcagagggcaAACTCaggaagagagattttaaaaagtggggcggaggaaatatatattctttaaaggCAGGTTCAGTGATGACTGCTCCTTCTCCCCGCAGATCAAACTGCCCTGAGGCCTTGAGAGGGAAGCGCTCGGAAGAGGAGGGATTCTGAGGGGCCAAACCCTAAGCGGCGGTAGCAGGACCGCGGCGGCGGCATCCGAGGCATTTCTGTGAGAAACATTATTTCCGAGCAGATGGAAGACCGTCTCGTCCCGCCACGTGCAGGCCCCCAGCGGCCTGGGGACCCGATGTGGGGAAGAGTTTGGGGTGGACACAGCCCAGTTCAGCTCAAGAGTctcacacacacgcgcgcgcgcgcgcacatacacacacagagagaaacacacacacgcacacagacactcACGCGAGCACGCACACTCGCGCGCATCCCCGCACGCAGGCGCGCGTGCGTGCGGCGGGCAGCAAGCTCTGCGCTTTGGTGCGCTCCTTACCCCCTCCCCCTCTCGGGTCTTCGAGGGGGAACCGAGGGAGACGTGGGGGGAACCGTGAGGTGCTTGGGTCCAGCGAGGCTTGGGCGGGCCCCGCCTTCAGTCCCCCGCAGGTCCTTGGTGCGGCCCAGCGGCCCCTGGATCAAGACGATCCGAACTGAACAAAGCGGGCTAGACGCCACCTTTCCGCCCCCACGCCTTGGCTAAGGGGGGGCAGCGAGGGGAAGACgcctcctgccctggcccccgACCGTTGGCCGGTGTGAAAGGGTGTAAACGGGGGACAGCGAAGGGAAACAAGGGGCCTTACGTCCATGGAGAGGCCAGGGCGCGGCCCCTGCGCCTCCGTGGCTAGCTTTCCGGCTGCTTTCAGGCGAGCAGCTGGGAGACACTGAAGGGGAAAAGTGGGATCTCGGGGCCCCAGCCTCAGGCGCAGGTGGTGACCACAGGGGCCAGGGACACCGGGGCCGCTGAGGACGCAGAAGGCGCACCCCCCTTCTCCGCCTTCTTCTCCTTTTGCTTGAGGTGGATCTTGGCGTGGCGCTTGCGCTCGTCGCTGCGCGCAAACTTGCGCCCGCAGAACTCGCAGGCAAAGGGCTTCTCGCCCGTATGCGTGCGGATGTGAGTGGTAAGGTGGTCGCTGCGGCTGAAGCTCCGCATGCAGATCCGGCACTGGAAGGGCTTGTGGCCCGTGTGGATGCGCAGGTGCCGGGTCAGCTCGTCCGAGCGGCTAAAACGGCGGTCGCAGCCCTCCGCCGGGCACGCGTGGGGCCGCTCGTGGAGCGGGGTCTTGCTGGGTCGGTTGGGGTACTTGCGGGGCCGGATGGGCTTGAGCGTGAGCGGCGGCTGGGGCAGGCTGCCAAAGCCCGGGTGGATCTGCTTGTCTTTGAATGCCTTGATGGTCTCCAGGGGAGTAATAGGGGGCGGATTGACCCGGATGGGGTCCATTCCCTGGAAGGGCTTGTGCTCCGGAATGGAGCCCATGTCGTTGGGGTGGTGGTATAGATTGTAGTCAGGAATCATGGGGAAGAGATTGCTGTCCAAGGCCGGTTTGGCCGATTGGTAATCCTGGGGGGAATAGGCGAGGCCGGGGTTGCCCTGGGGGTCGTGGAAAGACACAGGCTCCGAGTAGAGATCACTGCAGTTAGAATAGGGGGGCAGCGTCGGATACATGGCCTCCACTTCGCCCTGCGGCGGCTGCACCATGCTGGCCGTGGAGGTCTGCGTGCTGAGTGCCCCTGAGGCCGGGGGCACCCCCAAGATGCCGGCGCTCATGAGGCTAATGATGTTGTCCTGGCACCAGTTGGAAGGGGAGTCGAAGGCGAACTTTCCCAAGTAGGTCACGGTCTTGTTGCCCGGGGCTGGCTGGAAGGAGCCCGAATAAGAGAGTTCCGGGTTGGGCTTCTCGTTGGTCAGACCGATGTCCATCACATTCTCTGCGGAGAgcgggggagagaggggaggggtgagTGAAGCCGAGTCGGCTGCCGGGCCGGGGCTCCCAGGTCCTTGCCCAGGTGCGGAGGGTGCGGCCGGGTGGAGTGCGCAGCGCATGGGGTAAGAGGAAAGCTGCGCCCGGCGCAAAGCGGGCGGTGCCGCGCTCCCAGGCGCAACCTGGATACAGCAAAATACTACGGATCGGGGTGTGGAGTGGCTGCTGCACACACATCGCACACGCCGCGCACACACgtaacacacacagagacacaggcgCGCGCGCGAGCAGCATTGTTGTTATTCCCGAGGTGGGGCGGGCAGGTAGCTGCAGCTACAGGTAGTTTCAGACCCGGAGCGCGCCAGGCTCTCGCTCTCTAGCGCACACAACTCGGCCTCTTCCCCCAGCCCTATCCGCGCCGGACGCCGCGCCTTTCCTGCCCCGACGAAGCCCCCCCACGCCCTTCCCAAGCGCACTGTGCCGGGGTCGCCGACCCGGAGCGCTCCGAAGCTTTGTCCTCGGCCCCCAGAGGGGTACTGCCCGCAAAGGGagctctcccacctcctcccccagccccagcttcctCCGGGCCTGCAAGAGCTTTCGGCTCTTGCAGAAGGGGGAAAGCCCAGCCTCAGCTTAGCGAGAGTGGAGGGCGGCAGAAAACCGGCCAGTATCTCCATGGCGGGAGTGGCCGCTCTTCCTAAGCTCCTCGGCCCTGGGAGCGCCCCCCATAGCAGCCTCCGCGCGGGTGGacccccaccttctcccctccccgccgTCCCCACACCCCCACGGCTTTGCTGAACGCCCTGGAAAGGCAGCGTCGCAGTACCTCTCCCACCGCGGGGACTCCACGCCGCACATGGCTCCATCCCgggtgggaggctgagggagTAAGGGGGGGGAGAGCGCGGGTGAAAGGGACGTTGGGCTCCTCCCGGGAAAGGGGCGACAGCACTACGCCTTTCGCGCAGCCCGGCGATCGCGCCCCCTAAGTGGAGAACCCCAGAGCCGCTGGCACCTACCTCCCTTCGGTCGGCGGCTGCCCCCACCCGGGAGAACCGAAGCCTCTACCGTGGCGTCGCCAACCGAGCCTTCCCGATCGGGGAGGGCGGGAGGAGTGGGTGGGAAAAGCAACTCGCCCCCCGGAAAATTCCCAGCGCGCCCCCcacctctccatccatccatccacccatccttcgctagctgttccctcctcctcttcctctctccctttccttcttcgCAGCCTCGCCGCCTCCCCGCCGCCCTTACCTGTAGCCATCTGATTGTAATGGGCTACCGAGTCGCTGCTGCCAGAAAAGAGGTTGAGCGCGCTGGGGATCTCCTCGGGGTACAGATTGTCAGGCAGTTGGTTTAGCAAACTGCTCATGGTCACCGGCAGCTTCTCGGCGAGTTTGCCGGTCATAGCACTCCCGAGctgccgccaccgccaccgccgccaccgccgccgctcGCTCCTAACGCAGCTTCCAGGCAAGCGGCATCCGAGAGGCGATCCGTGGTGCAGGGGAAAAGCATGCGAGAGGGAAAGttcggggggaggggggaggaaagaggggaaggggtgggcctggggaggggatcttctctttttgggggggggtggtagAGAGGGCAAAGGCGGGCAATCCTCTTGGGTGCCTCTGCTGGTGCCGTTAAGAGGCTGGGTCGTGGTGGGGGGGCGTGtgcgggggggtgggggctgggctggggggggATCTCGGCCCCAGGGGGTCGAACGCGGTCTCAGTATTGATCTCACAAACAGACGCGCGCCCgcggcccccccgccccccgatccgccaccgccaccgccgccactgccgccgccgctgcctctgccgctgctgctgccgctgctacCAACACCACCAGCCCCGCCGCTTCCTAGCAAGCTCACTGCTGCCCAAAAGCTCCCAGCCAGGGAACTCCACCAGCCTATTTATCTGAGCCCCGGGAAAGCTCCGTGACGTAGCTGCCCATATATGGACAGACAAAGCCCAGCCGAAGGGGCGCGACGTCACAATGGAAGCTCCTCACAATGGAACATTAGAAAGCAGGAAGCGGGCCGCAGCCAACGTGCGGCGCCCGCACCGCTCGCggatcttaaaaaaagagaaagaaagagaagagaagaaggaagggaaactggagaggagagagaaaagaaggatgtAACTGAACAAGAAGCGGAAAGCGCACAGCGCTGGGTTGAAAGAGCAACAGCCGCCTGTGTGTTTACTTGATGTCTGCGCTAGGAGAGCGCGCTCGCAGGACGAAGGGACGTGGGGTAGGCTTGTTTGCAAGTGGCCTCCGACACCCCTAGCAGGaggaaagagaattgaaaacaccTGGCAGGGTCCTTTTGCAGCCTGGGAACTTCTGGGAAACACGGAAGGTGTGcgctcccaccctgcccccccgTGTCTCTTCTCGCGCCCAGGACCCTGCTTGGGACTGGGAGGAATGGAGCGCACTCCCTCTGAGGAGGATTCCAGAAGGTCTGGGATCTCTGGTCCAGTATCCCGGGAACTTTTGTGCTTCCTCCCTCTGATTCGCCGCCCACACtcctgctgctccctgggctcctgaCCCTGTGCTGACACCCAGCTGAGCGCAGTGTCGGGGAGATTCATAGCTGCAGAGCGACTGCGCGGGAGGCCAGAACCCCCGCACATTTAGGGTCGAGGATGTGAAGTTTTGGTAGTGAAGAAGGAATGAAGTTGAGGGGATAGGAAACACGTGCATCAAATCCTTGATAAATTCCCTAACGGTTCCAAATCACTCCCTTTGGTCACGGGATGGCAGGAGGGCCCAGCAGGCCCCGGCGTAGTCTCTGCCTATTGCTGCCTGCGAAGGGCCCACCACTGAGTTGCAGCCGGAGCCTGCCGAGCCCACAGTCCCTGAGCCACCGCGGCGGCCTCCCCTAGTGTCTGCCCACCCCCTCGCCTTCCACAGGGCTGTCCCCAGTGCTGATTGCCGGTGCCCTGCAGTTAAGGGCCGCCCGTTTGCCGACCCCGAACGCTGTCACCTCCCGGAGCGGCAGCAGATCCCGGGGGCGGCTGTTAAGTTCCCCGAGGCCTGCTCCCAGAGCGGGCGCGGCCGGGCCGCGAcagatggggaggagaggaggggagcgtGGGGAAGCGACCCCGAATCACACCGGCTCGGCGTGGGAGGATTCCCTCCTCGGTGGCCGTGTGGGCGCGGTGAATCCCGCGTCCCTCGCTCGGGAGTTGGGGTTGGGGGAACATGCATTTCTCAGGGGGAGTGGGAGTGTTgacaaggaggaggagaggatcCCCGGGCCTCACTCTGTGGGAGGGCCACGCGGGCCGGGGACGTGTGGGAGGAACTCCCGAGCTGCACATCGTCGTGGGGGTGGATGacaacctctctctcctcccctccacttcACTCGGTGGAGAACTAAGGGTGGGAGGGCCCAGCCTCCCCCGGATCTCCTCTGGTTCTTAGGAAAGGAGGGATTCCCGCCGCCCGCGAGCCCCCACTCCCCCGCCCCTGCTGCCGCTCCCGCCAGGCTCCCCACACCTATACCGGGGAGGCTCTGCGCCCCCGGGCTCTCCGCCCGCGCGGCGCGGGGAGGGAGCGCTCTGCAGCGGTCCCCGGCTCCGGCCGGAATCAGGGCATGCAGCGCCTCCCGCCCCCGGCTCCCTCCCAAGGGGGGGGGGCGATTGGCCGGCCCGGGGGCGTGGGCGGCAGTGTGAGCCGGGCTGGGCGCGGGAGGGGCCCTGGCGGCTGCAGGGAGGGTCGCGGGGCGGCGGGCCAAGCCGGGAAGAGCCATACAAGGAGCGGATCCGGTGACGCGCCGGCCGCGCCCCTTCTCCTTCTCGATTTGGCTGCAGATTCCGGTCCCTGGATTTGCATATTTTGGCATCcagtggaaaaggaaagaagaacgGAACCCGCAGCCTTTAAAGGAACCGCACAGGCTGTAGCGTCACCTAGGGAGGCGGTCTGGGGGGCGTGAAAAATTAGCCAGCGGCTCCGGCCTCTGGCCGTGGAGCCTGGCAGCAGCGGAGAGGCGGGGAGAGGCGGCCACCAGCGAGCTTCGGCCGCTCCAGTCCCAGTCCCGGTCCCTCTGCGGCGTTTCCTGCTGAGCGGGCAGCCGGAGGTGGCGAGGGTCCTGGCGGGTTCCTGCCCGGGAGGGGAGGCGCCGGGAGGTCCGCGGCCTTAGGCGAGCCGCAGGCCCGAATGGTGACTGCAGTGCCCATGTTTCCCCGCGCGAGGCGTATCTCAGCCTGTGCGGGTGGCGGGGAGGAAGCCAGAGCTCTTCTGGCCGCCTAGCTCAGCTCCAGAGGACCCTACCATGATGCACCCCCTCCCACCTGTTGAACCTCTCACCAGGAGAGGAGAGCGAGGAGCTGGAAACCCCAGTCCTGTTAGGAAAGGCAGAGGCAATAGGAGCATTTGAGATCTTTGAAAGCTTCCAGGGCCCCCAACACCGTGTAAGAGTGTAGCCATTCCAGAGACAGCCCGCACTGTTACGCGAGCTAGACCTGTTGCATCCAAGGAGAGCAAGTAGCAGGGTTTGCAGGCCTGCTCCAAGCCTGCTTGCTTGTTGGTGAGATTGGATAGGAGTCTTTTGGGGGCAAGATGCCTGCCCTCTCCTTCCTACTAGTCCTTGACCTAGAAAAATTAGTATTCATTAAAACTTtagtgtgatcttaggcaaatttctgaatttctttcttggcctcagtttctttgtctgtcagttgggataataataataccaatcCTTTaggaagaattaaattaaataatcctCACAGAGTAATTTTACTCGACCCctagcaagcactcaataaatggcaaTTATTGATGTTAAAGTAAATTCTCGATTCCACCATGTGACAGAAAAGTCTTTTACCTTTGTGTGTCTTAGGATTGCATGTAGTTGATATAGGGAGTACAAAGGAGCAGGTGTGAAACTCCATCCCATATCAGTGTGATCATAT includes the following:
- the EGR3 gene encoding early growth response protein 3 isoform X2 gives rise to the protein MEPCAAWSPRGGRENVMDIGLTNEKPNPELSYSGSFQPAPGNKTVTYLGKFAFDSPSNWCQDNIISLMSAGILGVPPASGALSTQTSTASMVQPPQGEVEAMYPTLPPYSNCSDLYSEPVSFHDPQGNPGLAYSPQDYQSAKPALDSNLFPMIPDYNLYHHPNDMGSIPEHKPFQGMDPIRVNPPPITPLETIKAFKDKQIHPGFGSLPQPPLTLKPIRPRKYPNRPSKTPLHERPHACPAEGCDRRFSRSDELTRHLRIHTGHKPFQCRICMRSFSRSDHLTTHIRTHTGEKPFACEFCGRKFARSDERKRHAKIHLKQKEKKAEKGGAPSASSAAPVSLAPVVTTCA
- the EGR3 gene encoding early growth response protein 3 isoform X1 encodes the protein MTGKLAEKLPVTMSSLLNQLPDNLYPEEIPSALNLFSGSSDSVAHYNQMATENVMDIGLTNEKPNPELSYSGSFQPAPGNKTVTYLGKFAFDSPSNWCQDNIISLMSAGILGVPPASGALSTQTSTASMVQPPQGEVEAMYPTLPPYSNCSDLYSEPVSFHDPQGNPGLAYSPQDYQSAKPALDSNLFPMIPDYNLYHHPNDMGSIPEHKPFQGMDPIRVNPPPITPLETIKAFKDKQIHPGFGSLPQPPLTLKPIRPRKYPNRPSKTPLHERPHACPAEGCDRRFSRSDELTRHLRIHTGHKPFQCRICMRSFSRSDHLTTHIRTHTGEKPFACEFCGRKFARSDERKRHAKIHLKQKEKKAEKGGAPSASSAAPVSLAPVVTTCA